Part of the Ascaphus truei isolate aAscTru1 chromosome 16, aAscTru1.hap1, whole genome shotgun sequence genome, tatgagattatatatataatatatatatatatatttgtttgcaaTGTCCTAACAGGCATAATGTGTTCAAAAGCTAAATGATGATAGAAACACATAATTTTCGTTGCAGAGGGAAATGGATCAACTGCAGCTCATCGTGAAGGGGAGAAAGTCAAAAAGTCAAAAGAAGGTATTATATTCTTAGCATGCCATGAAGAATGAAAGTGAAATGTGTGGTTAAATGTTTGAATTCTCAACACAAAAAGGTGTTATTTGTAATGGGGGTGTTTAAGACACCCAACAAGCTTAATGTCAAATAGTCATATGCAAAATATTTCTCTAGGTGCTTAGAAACATTCTCAGACCCTCCAGCACCGGGCAGATTAGAATAGGTGCGCTTTAGTTCCTCCTCTGTGGGATACAGGAGCTTACATGCGAGTGAGCGCCTGCTATTATATGCAGTTTATTATATGCAAAGATCGTTattttacatgtgtgtgtgtgtgtgtgtatgtatatgtgtatatatatatatatatatatatatatatatatatatatatatatatatatatatatactagctgagagccccggcgttgcccgggatgtttgtggtgtgggtgtggcatttgggtggggagtggtccacgcggcccatgtgcggtggtagtgctgctgtggctgtactgatggtgattgtattggtgtgctgatttgggagggtttggtgctgatgtgggggtgcggatgtgggtgtgccgatgggggaggtgcaaaggtggcgatgtgtgggtgctgatggtgttgatgggggctgggaatggtggggagccgagaatgccagtgtgctgggggggcatgggataccggtgtgctgatgtggtggtggtggtgctggggtgtgtgtgtgtatacatgtttgtgtgtatacattgtatgtgtgtgtgtgtatacatgtgtgtgtgtgtgtatgtgtacgtgtgtgtgtatacacgtgtgtgtgtatgtgtatacacgtgtgtgtatacacgtatgtgtgtgtatacacgtgtgtgtatacacgtgtgtgtgtgtatacacgtgtgtgtgtgtgtatacacgtgtgtgtgtgtatacacgtgtgtgtgtgtgtatacacgtgtgtgtgtatacacgtgtgtgtgtatacacgtgtgtgtgtgtatacacgtgtgtgtatacacatgtgtgtgtgtatacattgtgtgtatgtatatattgtgtgtgtgtgtgtgtatacgtgtgtgtgtatacacgtgtatacatgtttgtgtgtgtgtatacatgtttgtgtgtatacattgtatgtgtgtgtgtgtgtttataagtgtgtgtgtgtgtgtgtgtgtgtgtacatttgtgtgtgtgtacacatgtttgtgtgtgtatacacatgtgtgtgtatacacatgtgtgtgtgtgtgtatacgtgtgtgtgtgtgtatacatgtgtgtgtgtgtgtgtgtatacatgtgtatgtgtgtatacatgtgtgtgtgtgtgtatacatgtgtgtgtatacacatgtgtgtatacacatgtgtgtatacacatgtgtgtgtatacacatgtgtgtgtacacacatgtgtgtgtgtgtacacatgtgtgtgtgtgtacacatgtgtgtgtgtacacatgtgtgtgtgtgtgtacacatgtgtgtgtgtatacacgtgtgtgtgtgtatacatgtgtgtgtgtgtatacatgtgtgtgtatacatgtgtgtgtgtgtgtatacattatgtgtatgtatacgtgtgtgagtgtatacgtgtgtgtgtatgtgtacatgtgtgtgtgtgtatgtctccatgtgtgtgtgtacgtgtacatgtgtgtgagtatacgtgtacatgtgtgtgtgtgtacgtgtctacgtgtacatgtgtgtgtgtgtgtgtgtgtgtacgtgtacatgtgtgtgtgtgtgtgtgtgtacgtgtctacgtgtacatgtgtgtgtgtgtgtgtctacgtgtacgtgtgtgtgtctacgtgtacgtgtgtgtgtgtgtgtacgtgtgtgtgtacgtgtgtgtctatgtgtgtgtgtgtctacgtgtgtgtgtttgtgtctacgtgtgtgtgtttgtgtctacgtgtgtgtgtttgtgtatacgtgtgtgtgtttgtgtatacgtgtgtgtgtatacgtgtgtgtgtgtgtgtatacgtgtgtgtgtgtctacgtctgtgtgtgtgtgtgtgtctacgtgtgtgtgtgtctgtgtctgtgtgtgtttgtgtccctgtgtgtcctttggcccgtgactccgcctcagggaaggggggggaggtggtgggaagggggggggtgggggggaggtggtgggaagggggggggggggtgggggggaggtggtgggaaggagggggggaaggggaggtgggggggaggtggtgggaagggggaggtgggggggaggtggtgggaaggggggggtgggggggaggtggtgggaaggggggggggggtggtgggaaggggggggggtggtgggaagggggtggggagttgggaaggggggtgggaaggggggtggaggtggtgaggaggtggtgggaggttgtaaggggggagtgaagggaaggtgaagggggggtgaaggtgggggtggaggggaggtgaaggggggtggggtggaggggaggtgaaggggggtggggtggaggggaggtgaaggggggtggggtggagaggaggtgaaggggggggtggagaggaggtgaaggggggggtggagaggaggtgaaggggggggtggaggggaggtgaaggggggggggggtggaggggaggtgaagggggggggggtggaggggaggtgaaggggggggggtgtggaggggaggtgaagggggggtggaggggaggtgaagggggggtggaggggaggtgaagggggggtggaggggaggtggaggggaggtgaaggggggggggtggaggggaggtgaaggggggggtggaggggaggtgaaggggaggtgaaggggggggtggaggggaggtgaaggggggggtggaggggaggtggaggggaggtgaagggggggtggaggggaggtgaaggggggggtggagggaagtggaagggaagtggagtgaggggaggtgaggggtgggtgaggggaggtgaggtgaaggggggtgaggggaggtgaaggcgggtgaggggaggtgaaggggggtgaggggaggtgaaggggggtggaggggaggtggaggggcggtgaggggaggtggaggggcggtgaggggaggtggagggggggtgaggggaggtgaaggggggtggaggggaggtgaaggggggtggaggggaggtgaaggggggtggaggggaggtggaggggaggtgaagggggggggtggaggggaggtgaagggggggggggtggaggggaggtgaaggggggggtggaggggaggtgaagggggggtggaggggaggtgatggggggggtggagggaggtgaaggggggggtggagggaggtggaagggaagtggagtgaggggaggtgaggagtgggtgaggggaggtgaggtgaggtgaaggggggtgaggggaggtgaaggggggtgaggggaggtgaaggggggtgaggggaggtgaaggccgctccctcacccgtccggccgctcactcacccgtccggcagctccctcacccgtccggccgctcccacgtggatctgaggcgggaggcagcttgttgtggccgctcccccgctgtgtcccgggcgcgcgctcgctcccccgctggctgtagcggcgccgggggggggggtggaggggaggtgatttgaaggggggtgaggggtgggtgaaggccgctccctcacccgtccggccgctcactcacccgtccggcagctccctcacccgtccggccgctcactcacccgtccggcagctccctcacccgtccggcagctccctcacccgtccggccgctcccacgtggatctgaggcgggaggcagcttgttgtggccgctcccccgctgtgtcccgggcgcgcgctcgctcccccgctgactgtagcggcgccggggggggggggtggaggggaggtgatttgaaggggggtgaggggtgggtgaaggccgctccctcacccgtccggccgctcactcacccgtccggcagctccctcacccgtccggccgctcactcacccgtccggcagctccctcacccctccggccgctcccacgtggaactgaggcgggaggcagcttgttgtggccgctcccccgctgtgtcccgggcactcgctcctccgctgactgtagcggcgccgggggggggggggggctgaaagcgcgggaaacacggggagaggaggaggtgcgcgcgggtgtggtggaggctgatttcggggaggaagaggcggaggctccgggaccggcgggtatgtgagggggcgcggggccccccccccccccccccccccccggttatacatgctgctaatgtacaccccccccctgtgtgtccctgtgagtgtgtgtgtgagtgtgtgtgtgtgtccgtgtgtgtgtccgtgtgtgtgtgcgtgcgtgcgtgcgtgtgtgtgtgtgtttgtgtccctgtgtgttctttgggccgtcactccgcctcaggccaatgagaggtgtgcgggggcggcccaagggaccaatgagatttcccctagggacaccggacatccagcaggcaggcaggcaggcaggcaggcaggcaaacatacagtgctttcactaatatagtataagatatatatatatatgtgataatgtCCTTCTAAAATGCTGCTCATTTATCAAATCAGTCATTGATCTTCTAGCTGCTGCAATTAGCTGAAGGCTCAGAGCTTCAACCAATGGGAGACAGGCAATGGAGCACTCAGCTTAGCTGACAGGCAGAAATAGGTACAACAGGTACACCTGGTTTTAATAGGTACATGGTAATAAAAAAAGGTACAGTGCCTGCTGAGTAGGCACAGTTGCAGTGCTTGCATGCCATCATACTGTTTCCACAGGTCACTCAATGGCAACTTAACAAGATATTTTCTGTCACCAAATACCAGTTTTAGAGCCGCTTTAGAGCAGAACTCCAGGTTGCATTTTCtgctttgtttatttatttatagttataggattgaagcagagagtctccagagctgaactgcattaatttaagctccgaggacacccttcttcccgagatacttacctctgtagggggtttCGGTATCTCCTtcgtgtttaaatgtcccacgtcacatcggccaatcggaagccgcaagggatgacgtcacgcaggacatttaaagtcGCCATTATGTTAGTTCCAACAGGctgctacctgcagagatactgACCCTGCTACAGaagtaagtctctctggaagcagagggtccccggaactgaaatgaacaatgttcagctccgaagacccccccGCTTCATTCCTATAActtaacaaaataaatacacaaagcaAAAATgcaacctggatgctgatttaaGGGGTGTTCCAATCCTTTATTCTGGGTTTGTTTCTATACATACTgtaaacattaaaaaaagttatggtggataaaaaaaaatgtttcaaaaatccACCACCgttgtctgtgagtgggtttactggctctgcacttctttaacccaggctgtgctgaacagctgtgtaatgcggcaagGCTatgcttatagggctccatgttaaaatggatgagaagtaaagagtgacattgtgtttatttgcatgttattacccagaaccccctgctgcagtgtttgctaatCAATAAtgtggaaagacagggttgcagacctgactgaGACATGTCAATGCACCACAAGTGTTTCTATACATATGAATATTTTAAATACGGATGGCATGCTTCATTTGAAAACGCTCAGCAGTTTTCTCCTTTACAGAAAtattcctgtaaaaaaaaaaaaacttttgacgGCCTATTAAATAAAAGGTTATGGTTTTCGATTTTATTTTTACCGTGCAGCGGAGCCCGAACCCCCGAGTATTCTCCTTTACTTTGCTGTAAGTCATCAGATAAAGCAGAATGTTTTCAATAATCTGCGGCGCGCACGTGTTTTGCGTGTGGATCGGAAAGTGAAAAGCCGTTAAACATAATTGTGAAGCAAATGATCAGATTAGAATTAAAAGTGAGACCATTGGCATGAAAATGGCTTTTGCTGTAACTCCCAACACAATTTGCATCGTGCTTGTGGCtcagagtaaagacactgactggcactgagagtttgaagcaggggagactggttcaattccctgtgtcggccacttgtgaccttgggcaagtcgctttatctccctgtgcctcaggcaccaaaaaaatagattgtaagctccacggggcagggacctgtgcgtgcaaaatgtctctgtaaagcgctacataaaactagcagcgctatacaagaacatgttattattattaattcatATTTGAGTATCTTATCTCACAAGTCTGCACAAATATAATTGTCATCTTGACACCCGGTGTCACAACTAAACAacttgtttgtttatttgtttgttacAGAGAAAAACAGGTCACCCCTTGCAGCCCCTCTTGTGGGAGTCAAATCCAGCGAGCAGAAGGAAGGTAAGAGATATTATCACACGGATGTCGGATGCATTTCTTCATcaaatattttattttcaaaGATGCTTTGATTATAAATGCAGTTctatctactttttttttttatacaagtcATTTCATAACCTGCTCACCCCGACAGGGAGCAAAACTGGTGTTGAGTTGCATCCTGTTTCACACCTCTGAGTCTATAAATGCATATTTGATGCTTTAtgcaaaattggtgcaaatttgttttttttttcgtaCAGGGGAAAAACTTGCAGTTATGTATTGTGTTACCGCATTATTACCGTACTGTATGTTGAACACTGAAGTGGTTAAGTTACTAAGCGTTCTTTTAATTGCAGAGAAAGAGACGTCCCCAGTGGCAGCTCATCTTGTCGGACAACAATCCAGCAGCAAAGAAGGTATGAATGATACTATACTTGGAAGTAACAATACTCACTTTAGGCAGACCTGACAGTGTTCTATTTCAAATATGAACCAGATCCTTTCGTTAGCCATCGACAATAAAAACATTGGGGTAATTGGAAAGGTCAAGAAGACAGTTCTTGTTCTGATCTTACCCGACAGTGCTCCCAGGTAAATGCTAGGATGACATCTTCCACGTGCTTGAGAATGTTGATGAACTCTTCCCCAACACGGGAAGACATCTCCACTGCGTAcggatgtagtaagacttactgtcctcagCATCGCGCAAGAACAAGCAAAAGGTtgagggtgctggggggcagTGCCTCCCACGATGGAGCAGTGGGGGGTCCACGCTTCTAAATGGAACAAACCCGTAGAATGAATCCTTTGGTGCCGCCACCACGCATGGCAGCAGCATCTGTGTTTAGGAAGAGCCTGTATTGTCAGTGATTATATAAGACCAGCACTCAGAAGTAGCGTGTAAATATCCAGGCTTCGATGTTCTAAGTCCGCATACATCCTGCTAGAAGTTTTGCCCCCCAACTGGAACCTTCTTAAAACAAATATATGTATGGCAATTTCCCTCATTCATGTATGATTATGGCGGCACAGTATTTCTGAATTCAGGTCTTGTATTATCTCTGAGTATATTGTGGCATACTGTACGTTCTTATCTACACTATAATTCAGAAAGTTTGTTTTCCGGCTATACAAGTTCACAAGCTTAATCCTAGAGTCACCAAACTTGGCATGTTGTCTAATAGAATAAAAAGGAAGGGAGTAGATGGGGTTttcgggggtgagggggggtgtctCTTAGGTATGTTTCTGTACAAAGTCTCAGCTGTACAAAATGTCTGCAACTCATTATGAggtcaccagtatgatgtcacatGCCAGATATATAGCTTAGCAGGTccaacacccagtggctgacttgcttagaAAAATTGTAGATGGCAGATAGGAAGCAGCGGATGAGACGGGCGTCCCAGGACAGTGAAGATGAAGAGTGTAGTTGTTatagggagggtgagggaggccaaGAGCAGGGGCCAAACAGGTTTGGGGGGGTATGTATGGGTCACACAGTTGCGAGAACAGATAGCAACTTAGCATGTTTTAGTTAAACTATTGttagaaattgaaaaaaaaaatattttgaactCCTTcgaaccccacctcccccaaaccgGGGCAAAGTTAGGTCATtccttgtttatttataaaatgttttaccaggaagtaatacattaagttacctttcgttttcaggTATTTCCTAGGCAAGAGGTTATACATTGTATttagacattgcatgcacagttgaagataatatatgattatgggcgtatgtaacagttacagaccagattaaaatgttagacacctgaagtcttgaaagaatttagactggtgccAGATtcgagtctctggtaggttgctccagttgtgaggtgctcagtaagagaaggaggagcggacagaTTCTTTGTTTTGGCATCAAACCgcaggtgataagtgctgggtgtgataggggtgaggagcttgttcaggaaggggggtggggggggtagtttgtccagaaagtatttgaagtcaAGACAGAAAAAATATAGTTTTCGCctggactcaagggatagccaatctagtttTGAGTAGGGTTTGCATTTTTTAGGTTTGGTTACCCTGTGAGTGCTGGCATTTTGTGATAATGTATCCCAGTAGCATATCTGGAAAAgattgagggggagagggggtgtgaggggaggggttggCTTTGTTAAGCCCACATTTGAGTTTCAAAAGATGTTTCTTTTAGACGCTACATCTATTTTAATTCATGCCATGTCAGTGGGAGGTCTTCAAACATATCACTAGCAGAGACTCAAAGTTGTGGCTTTTTCACTTTGTTTCTGATGCCACAAATGGTAAGGAAACCACGTCAAACACAAAGACTGCACAAAGGCAAAAGTGGAAGAGAGCGACGGAAAGTAACACCCAGTTACCCAGCTTTGCAGAGTCTGTGAAAATGAGAAACGATAACGCactcgtttttttttttcaaacacttGGATTTACGGGTAATTTTGAAGCCGAGAAAAATTGTTCTGAGAAACGTTTCCTGAGATGATTGTGTGGTACCGGCCTCGGCTCCTGCAAGTTGCTACAAAATGCGATTGAATGTCCTTTGTGCAAACTGATTCTGTAGCGTGTGATAAAACTATAGGGTATTTATAGGTAACATTTCTTAATGGAAGTGAGCATCCAATGTAATAAATTGGTGgtgatatgggccatgtccctcAAGTATGCCTGTTAAAGGTTCTGCCCCAGCTGCCTTGTTTTATTGTTAAAgttggaaacagggggtctccggagcttaacctcgttgatttcagctctggggaccccccggTTTACCGAGATACTTActtctgtagggggtgccagtatccctctcaAGGTTTTTAAATGTCCTGATCActcgggccaataagaagccacatgggatgacatcatggcttcctattagcccgtgggacatttaagccgccattacaCGAACCCAAACTAACCAACCCGGAACCTAAACTATGTCCGGATGTAACGCAAGTTTAGGTTGTGCTAACCAACTTAACGTTAAGTTCTGGCTTTAACCTCAACAGACCTTTGTGGATATACGCCACTTTTGCATAATTACCACTACTGGCCGTTATAGTTACCACAATGCTGTTTCCTGGGGGAAACCATGATTTAACATGGCATTATTGCACTTTGAAGAtgcatgttattttatttttaatgtcacATTATGTCAGGGAATGGAGCACTATGGATTTAACCCTTAATGTTTCATCTACATATTTATAGATAATGCACCATATGAACTTCGAAGATCCGAAGATGGGgcagtgtaagagatgtgtgcagaggttcatataatggagaccgattagggtgaaattatatcttggctttattgagcctgttcctttatccaggcaaaacatacaaaagcaagaaaataacaaacccctatccatTTGTAAGggttaacttacttccccagaccctgtcTGCAGGACTGAAGGGATATTCcgattaccagcctatcaccccaaagtctcaggaagaaCCTTAAGCaagtggccctccatgtcagtctctggcaggttcctgggtcctctgtgtccaagaaatataggtctctgggtgcctggatgtcttgatctcagcacagtctttgtgctcaagaacagtgtctgtgtgcaggcttctctgctctccttctgtcagcacAAATGTGAGCTAATGAATCTCAcacctgtgtctcacatgaggctttttacagagctctcattagtccaggtggagactagctaattgagtggctgcaatcaactatcgctctgttggattctcagagctctgatgcTGCTTTAtgtaaacagggataagtccctgttacaagaaGAATGGGAAATATGTTGGTACTGTTGCTTGTTTTGGGGTCCAGTTTTTGTCAAGCCCAGTTTCATTATTTTATCTCAATGTATTTTTCTTGATAAagcaccttttaaaaaaaaaaatgtaaaaataataattctTCGTTTGTAACGAAGTAAAGGTACTCATTGTAATACCAGTTGTGGTCAACATTTTCAATAATTCATCATCATTTTTCCCCACAGTTTTACAATGGATGCAGAAAGGCTATTCATCTATGCTCGACCAGATGACCTACGCCAATGGTAAACTAAGAGTGGAAACCCCTGGAGTGTATTATGTGTACGCTCAAGTCAGTTTTTGTATGAATTCAACACAATCTCCCCGTGCACCGTTTGTGCAATACATTTTTTTGAGTAGACCACCTGAAGCTGACAAACTGTTGGTAAAAGGAGCAAATACCTTCATCTCACCGACGGCAGAATGCGCTTTGCATTCGATCCAACAGGGAGGAGTGTTTACGCTCAGGCACAACGATCAGCTGTTTGTGAACGTGACCGATTCATCTCGAGTCAATTACAGCCCTGGATTTACGTACTTTGGCATGTTTAGGCTTTGAGAAACTTGTCGAACTGTAAGACTAGACTGTGAAGAACGCTAACTGTGACACGTGATGCATTGCCATCCTTGTATAACAAAGCATATTCCCACGATTCAAGTTTACCTTTATCATTTCCTCTTTCACGGTTCTATTTAACAGAAAACACATTTCCATCAAGAGCTTATCAACCAGGAGTTTGAACACAGACTTACTCTGCAATATCATGTAGCTTATGCGTTCATCTTGATGTTTAACCAGCATTTGCGTCAGGTtatggagagaggggtggggggctgagacacaaatgtgaaaaaagttaatttatttcaacattgtattatttttcctcacttttttttaaattacatttgaatGACGGATGGGCACGTGttggatttgtaaaaaaaatactttaaaaaaaaaaaatgaaactttTCACATACGTTCAAGTTTTTAAAGTTTGCCCAGTTTCAAAaaaatctaataataataataataataataataaaaagtacgAACCTCTTGTGTTTTGGCTTGAATCTCGCAGGTGTACCGAAGGTTGACTCCAACTTCCAAACAAACCTCGCAGCTTGCCAAGTTCAGATTTCAAACCCGTGTAACCTGCCCCGTCCTTAATGCATAATCCCCAAGTCTGAGAAGTTGGGTTTGAAACGTGTGTACAGACATTAAATCAAACACCACTTCTTACATGGAAATAAACTCTTCAGTAGCCTAATAGCttagatcaggggcggccaactggagtcctcaaggaccaccaacagatcagactttaagaatatccctgtttcagcacaggtggctcaatcattgactactggtggcccttgaggactggagttggccacccctgctttagatcgTTGTTAAACAGATTTCAAGATTCTCCCTCCCATGGTGCCCTTCTCAGAAAAGCTCAAAAAAAAATGAACATAATTCCTTCTTTTTATATAAGCCCAAGAATTCATTACTCAggaaataataatgataattaatGACTTTGGGGCATTTTCAATAAAGTTATCACATGAAAAGGCCTAATTAAGTCCATGGGGTTTTCCGTGGGGTAGCGCCGAATTGGTAAGATTGCACTTTATTGAATACACCCCTTCGTCAGGATCATCCTGTTGAAAACACAAGAGACTTAACATTCGAAGATACTTCTCAAGTGGCGACTAACTTATTTGTAATTCATTTCCATCCATAACCAAACAcatcgtttcccccccccctccccctttctgcaTGGATTCTTCAGCAGTGTTTACGGTCAAAATAATAATTTGGAAGAATGATGGAAAACCCATTAAAGATCATGTTTATGTTCccattatttttaaatatatatatatatatttttaaatagaaAACACTAGAACATAAGCTAAAAAGGGCAGTTCCATTTCAGATGTAAACAAAAGAACAATTATCTTGGACACGTCACTTTCCTTACCCAGGTGGGAAGCCAAGCCCTGACTTGTGATCAGTACCGGGATCAGAGACATTGTTCTGTAACCCGATGTCACTCTGATGGGGATTCCAATAAGGTCAACATGAGTTTGTAACCCAACGTTAAGTGCACTAACGTGATTGGAGAAATTTTTTCTTAATTGAACTGCGATAATGCTGATCAAGGAGTTTCAGTGAaatagtgccccgatcggcactatcgcagtttaagaATGAATAACCCCCGTAGATGAAAGACCagtcttattttatttttatttttaaattaggcTAATATGATATTTATCATTCAAAATGTTTTCTTAGATATCTTCTACATCAACAGTTTTCAGTGAATAGACCAGAAAGAGAAACTTTGTACAGTTTATAATTTATTAATAGTAATGTATATTGTATGTGAAATAAATGTATGCGTAATGTTCTCATACTTAAATGTTCTTTCAACGGTAGATGTGTATTTTATTTGATATGGTCCTTCAGTACATAGCAAAACCCTTATTagccgggacataaccgggataTGTCGTGTTCCCAGCGAAAAGAACTGTACTCATTGTATTGCACAGCACATATTGGCCAGGATGCTGCAAGTCGTGATGCGAGGTATCATACCCCGACCCGGCGTTAACTGCCATCCAAATCAATGGCAGTTACCACCGGATCAGCGAGCGACACCCAGAATAAACAGCTTAGCACAAgggatctcaactccagtcctcatgatcCCTCCAACAGGGCaaaattttcaggatatccctgtttcagcacaggtggctcaacaatcctgtgctgaagcggtgatatccttaaaacctgagctaTTGGGGGGGTCTTAaggcctggagttgagcacccctgttgtaGACCACCCATTATCGTTGGGGTCTCTACACAAAGTTTAAATACTTAGCCTTCATTTGATTTAGCACTGGTTATATTTTGAAACCTTGTAACTGATTTAGCACTGGAGGGAGGCTGCAATCCAAAATCCAAAGCCAATGCAGGAAGGAAGATTAATGATCATTGAAAAGCACACAAAAACTACTCTAGTTCATACAAATTGTAACAAGCCCGTACACAAGAGGCTTTGAAGCTATTGTTGAAGATTTTTGTACCATGGGGCAATCCGTCTGGGtatttaatacttttttttttacccaaatgtGA contains:
- the CD40LG gene encoding CD40 ligand, whose protein sequence is MNNAYNQTAPRHPSYPGSPIKMKMTMCIFTLFFVAQIIGTALFGFYLCRRLDKFDEEKIFTDDYRFLRTIQKCMKGGDIDPTLLNCKEVISKMRTLIAEVTKMDVSGETHAMLREGNGSTAAHREGEKVKKSKEEKNRSPLAAPLVGVKSSEQKEEKETSPVAAHLVGQQSSSKEVLQWMQKGYSSMLDQMTYANGKLRVETPGVYYVYAQVSFCMNSTQSPRAPFVQYIFLSRPPEADKLLVKGANTFISPTAECALHSIQQGGVFTLRHNDQLFVNVTDSSRVNYSPGFTYFGMFRL